A window of Pusillimonas sp. DMV24BSW_D genomic DNA:
TGTGGGCCTTGCCCACCGAATAGCGGGTTCTGCGCAAACCAGCGTGAAACCATTCAATCCAGCGTGTAAGATAAGGGCTAACACTTAATACGTGGCCAACGCCCGGCCCTGCTATTTCCAGGAGATCGCGTCATGACACATCCGAACAGCTTCGATGCCAAACAAACATTAAAAGTTGGCAACGATTCCTACGAAATTTATCGGCTGGATGCCGTCAAGGGAAGCGGACTCAATGTCTCCAGCCTTCCATACAGTTTAAAAATCCTTCTCGAGAATTTATTACGCACCGAAAACGGTTCAGACGTAACGGCAGACGATATTCGCGCACTGGCTGGATGGGACGAGAGTGCGCAGCCCAACCGCGAAATTGCATTTACGCCGGCACGTGTTGTTTTACAAGACTTCACTGGTGTGCCGGCGGTGGTCGACCTGGCCACCATGCGCGAAGCAGTAAAAGACTTAGGCGGCGACCCTACCAAAATTAATCCTCTGGCACCGGTTGAACTGGTCATTGACCACTCGGTAATTGTTGACGTGTTCGGGCAAAAAACCGCCTTTGAGCAGAACGTTGAAATTGAATACAAGCGCAACCTTGAGCGTTATCAATTTCTGCGCTGGGGCCAAAATGCTTTCGAGAACTTTAAAGTTGTACCGCCGGGCACGGGCATTGTTCACCAGGTAAACCTCGAACACTTATCCCGAGTGGTCTTTACCAAAGACCAAAACGGCACTAAACAAGCCTACCCCGACACCTGTGTTGGTACCGATTCGCACACGCCTATGGTAAACGGCCTGGGCATCGTTGCATGGGGTGTGGGCGGCATTGAGGCCGAAGCCGCCATGCTGGGCCAACCCATTTCCATGCTTATCCCGCGCGTTGTCGGCTTCAAGCTGACCGGTTCACTACCCGAAGGCACCACCGCCACCGACTTGGTTTTAACCATTACCGAAATGCTGCGCAAACATCGCGTCGTTGGGAAATTCGTTGAGTTTTACGGACCGGGAGTAGCGTCGGTACCCCTGGCTAATCGGGCCACCATCGGCAACATGAGTCCGGAATACGGCTCAACCATTGCTATCTTCCCGATCGACGACGAAACCCTTAACTATATGCGCCTTACCGGCCGGAGCAATGAACAAATTGCGTTGGTGGAGGCTTATGCGAAAGAGCAAGGGCTATGGCACGACCCCAATGCGCAGCCACGCTACTCTGAAACACTGGAACTGGATTTATCCACGGTGGTTCCGTCAATTGCAGGCCCCAAACGCCCTCAAGACCGCATTGCCTTAACAGATTCGAAAAGCTCGTTCCGCAGCGCCCTGTCTTCTTATGTCGAGCTGCCTGGCGGCAAACCGGTCGGCTACGATAAAGCGGTGGCCGAATCATTTCCAGCTTCCGACCCCCCGGCACAAGACAGCAAAACCGCGCGTGCGCCCACACCCACCGACCACACCGAGCACGCAGAAACCAACCCTGCAGCAGATTCAGCACCGGTCAAATTCGCCGACGGCACCGAGTGCCGGATTAATCACGGGGCCGTAGTTATTGCAGCCATTACCTCGTGCACCAACACCTCAAACCCGGCCGTCATGATCGCCGCCGCGCTATTGGCCAAGAAAGCAGTTGAAAAAGGCCTTAAGCGCAAACCGTGGGTTAAAACCAGTCTGGCACCGGGATCGCGCGTCGTCACCGATTACTACGAACGCGCAGGGCTCACCCCGTACCTGAACGAACTGGGCTTTAATTTGGTGGGCTACGGTTGCACAACCTGTATCGGCAACTCCGGGCCGCTGATCCCCGAAGTCAGTGAAACGATCACGAAAAATGACCTTTCCGTCGCATCAGTATTGTCGGGCAATCGCAACTTCGAAGGGCGAATTCACCCTGAAGTGAAAATGAACTACCTTATGTCGCCCCCACTGGTTGTAGCTTATGCCCTGGCAGGCACGATGGATCTGGATATGTACCGGGAACCCATTGGCCGGGATCACGACGGCAAAGACGTTTACTTAAAAGATATTTGGCCCTCCACCAGTGAAGTGCAAGCCGTTATTGACCAAGCTATCGCCGAAGACATGTACGCCACAGGTTACCGTGACGTATTCGCAGGCGATGAACGCTGGCAGGCATTGCCTACCCCATCGGGCCAATTGTTCGACTGGGACACACACTCTACTTATGTGCGCAAACCGCCTTACTTCGAGAATATGCCTCGCCGACCAGGTGCGGTTTCCGACATCAAAAACGCGCGTGTGCTGGCATTACTGGGAGACTCCGTCACAACCGACCACATCAGCCCGGCCGGTTCTATCGCCAAAAACTCCCCAGCTGCACAATACTTGAAGGAACATGGCGTTGAGCCTGCCGACTTCAACTCTTATGGCTCACGCCGCGGCAACCACGAGGTCATGATCCGCGGCACGTTTGCCAACGTACGTTTGCGTAACCAGCTTGCACCGGAAACCGAAGGCGGGTACACGCGTGATTTCACGCGGACTGAAGGGCCCGTCACCACAATTTACGACGCATCACGCAACTATCTGCAAGCAAATACACCACTGGTGATTCTTGCCGGTAAAGAGTATGGTTCGGGCTCATCGCGAGACTGGGCTGCGAAAGGCACGGTTCTACTGGGTGTACGCGCCGTTATTGCTGAATCATATGAACGCATCCACCGCTCTAACCTGCTGGGCATGGGTGTACTACCGCTTCAATTCCCCGATGGCCAAAGCGTCGAAACGCTTGGGCTGACCGGCGAAGAAAATTTCGATATTTCAGGCATCGAGGCCTTGAATACCGACACCATTCCCAAGACTGTGACGGTCAAAGCGGGTAATGTGGAGTTTGAGGCTATTGTAAGAATTGATACCCCCAGCGAGGCGCAGTACTACCGCAACGGCGGCATCATGCAATATGTGTTACGCAACTTACTTGATTAACCTATAAGTTACCGTTATTTGGTATCCGGTAACACTGGTCAAACTCTTGTTACTACTATAAAATTGGGGCTACCAATAGAAAGGTAGCCCTTTTTATTGCAGGACGCACGGTTATGCTTCAAGAATACGGGCCGGAAACCCGTAGCTCCGCCGTGCCGAACGGCGAGTATAGCCGTATGAAAACCACCATTAACACTGGTTCTGTTCGCTTTCCGCAACAAACAAACTTACAAATAGCTGACACAACACCTATTCCCGTGTTGTACTCCACACTCACAATAACCACACTGATACACTAGTTATTAGTTTAGTAACTTTAAGTTGTATCGGTAACATACCGTTTTACTTGGTTTTTTGGTTGTGAGTCACGAGTTACAAAGGAGATAGGGTGCTGTTGCGACACTCAGTTGTTATTGCCGTAACGTGTGTAATGGGTTTGGCCACGAGTATTGCCGTTGGTCAGGAGCGGGCTGCGCCCTACGAAACACTCGGGGAAACTGTGGAAAAAGCCATTTTCACTAACCCTGAAGTACGTGCACAGTTCCAGACATTCATTGCGTCTTTGGAAACACAAAACTTTACAAGAGGCGACCTCCTCCCGTCTGTGGATCTGCAGGCGCAGTTTGGGCGTGAACAACGCGCGAATATCCCTGGCAGTCCCTCTCAGAACTGGACACGTCACGGCTACACATTGCAGCTCACTCAACTTCTTTACGATGGGCAGGCAACCGCCAACAGCATTCGACAACAAGGTTTTGAAAAACTATCCGCCTATTACGAATTGCTGGCCACCACCGATAGTCTCGCAACAGAAGCCGTTAACGCATACCTGGATGTCCAGCGTTTTCGTGAAATGGTGCAATACGCCGAAGAGAATTACGCCATTCACGAAAAAACCATGACGCTTATCCGCGAACGACAGGAGTCCGGTGTTGGGCGCGGGGTCGACTATGAGCAGGCAGCCGGCCGTTTGGCCTTGGCACAGAGCAATCTGATGCAAGAAAACAACAATTTGAATGATGTTGTTCAGCGCTACCGACGAATAGTGGGTCAATACCCCCCCGACGTTTTATCGCCCCCTCCCGATGTATCGGACAAAATCCCCAAAGAGCCGCCCAATTTTCGATCTTCCCTGGTAGAAAACCCCAGCATTTTGTCGAAGCAGGCACTGGTTATCGCGGCCAAAGCCAGTCGTGAGGCGGCCAAAGGTCAATTTGCTCCTGTTGTAGAGCTTCGAGCGTCAACCGGGCGTGACCGGCCGCAGGAAGACCCCACTGCTCATGACATTCAGACATCGAATGTTCAAGTCGTCATGTCCTACAACCTTTATCGGGGCGGCAGCGATTCAGCGCGCGTGCGACAAACGGCAGCGCAATGGTACGCGGCGCGCGACGTGCGCGACTACACCTGCCGCAACCTGCAGCAGGAACTTTCCACGGCATGGAATAATATTCAGCGTCTGCGTCAACAGCGCCCCTACCTGGAAGGGCATGAGGCGGCTATGGAGAAAGTGCGGGTGGCGGCAGAGCAACAATTTGAAATCGGCCAGCGCTCACTGCTCGACCTGCTGGATACCTCAAATGAACTGTTTGATTCACGGCGTGCACTGGCAAACGGCGTGTATGATCTGCTGCAAGCCGAATATCGTTGGATAGCGCTTTCACATCGACTATTGCCTGTATTAGGCCTAAGCCAGCCACACGAACAAAGCGTGCCTGAAAATACGGAACTCAGCCTGCCCGAAAGCAGTCTGGATAATTGCATGACACCCACCCCAGACACACGCAATCTCGCCCCGGTCAAAGTCACTTACCGGGACGACATGCAACCGCCCCGCATCAGCCCATTAAACACCGGCGTTGCGGATGATTCATCAACGTTAAATTAACTGCGATGTACCATGTCCAGACCCATGCTATCGATTGTGCCGCCGCCTATGGAAGAGGAAGAAAAAAAGCCCAACAAAGTTGAGCTCTCTGAGCTCGACGCAGAGTTTATTCGCGTACTGGAAGACTTGATTGATGCCCTGATCGCGAATGGCACGTTACGACTCACCGACCTGCCGCCCCAAGCTCTGCAAAAACTGCAACAACGAAAAAAAGCGCGTCAACGTTTGCGTGACTCGCTGAATTTATTGGATGACGATGACGAGAGTCTTTTCTAAGTCGAACGCAGCACCGGCGGAAGAACCAGCGCCAGAAACAGAAGACGCGAACCCTGCGAATGATTCTGTTTGGCGGTTACCGCCGCACACCGTGCACGACGACCCACTCCTGAACTGCCTGGTTGATATTACCAAGCTGTTCGGTAACCCCTGCACGGCACAAACGTTGGCCGGGGGTTTACCGTTGGTTGAAAACAAACTCTCACCTTCGTTACTTTCCCGGGCTGCAGCACGCGCGCAATGTTCGGCTCGCCTGCTGAGGCGCGAACTGGACGAAATTCCCACGTCATTATTACCCTGCATTCTGCTGCTCAAGCGTAATCGCGCATGCCTGCTTCTGGAAATTCGACCTGACAATTATCTAGTCCAATTTCCAGAAATTGGAACGCCTTGCGAAATCAGTAAACAGGCGTTGGAAGCCGACTACACAGGCGTCGCCGCTTTCATCCGCCCACAGTTCCGCTTTGACGCACGCTCCCCCGAGGTTGAGAAGAAGCGCAAAGGGCACTGGTTCTGGAACGCCGTGTTTGATAATCGCCGCCTGTATCGCGACGCACTGGTTTCAGCTTTTCTCATTAATTTCTTCGCCTTGGTCACGCCCTTGTTCACGATGAATGTGTACGATCGTGTGGTACCGAATAACGCAATGGACACACTATGGGTGCTTGCTATTGGTGTGTTCGTGGCCATTGTGCTGAATTACATTCTGACCACAATCCGCGCCCACGTGGTTGACACTGCCAGCAAACGTATCGACGTGAAACTTTCTGCACAAATCATGGAGCAAGTCCTTGATTTGAAAATGGAAAGCCGACCCGTTTCAGTCGGTTCCTTTGCCGCCAACTTACGTTCCTTTGAGTCCGTGCGCGACTTCATCGCCTCGGCCAGCCTTACCACTCTGGTCGATCTGCCCTTCGTGCTGATTTTCCTGGCTGCACTCATGTGGATCTCGCCATGGATGGTGATTCCGCCTGCCATTGCCATTGTGATTGTGCTGATTGTTTCCTGGATTGCCCAG
This region includes:
- a CDS encoding aconitate hydratase, which codes for MTHPNSFDAKQTLKVGNDSYEIYRLDAVKGSGLNVSSLPYSLKILLENLLRTENGSDVTADDIRALAGWDESAQPNREIAFTPARVVLQDFTGVPAVVDLATMREAVKDLGGDPTKINPLAPVELVIDHSVIVDVFGQKTAFEQNVEIEYKRNLERYQFLRWGQNAFENFKVVPPGTGIVHQVNLEHLSRVVFTKDQNGTKQAYPDTCVGTDSHTPMVNGLGIVAWGVGGIEAEAAMLGQPISMLIPRVVGFKLTGSLPEGTTATDLVLTITEMLRKHRVVGKFVEFYGPGVASVPLANRATIGNMSPEYGSTIAIFPIDDETLNYMRLTGRSNEQIALVEAYAKEQGLWHDPNAQPRYSETLELDLSTVVPSIAGPKRPQDRIALTDSKSSFRSALSSYVELPGGKPVGYDKAVAESFPASDPPAQDSKTARAPTPTDHTEHAETNPAADSAPVKFADGTECRINHGAVVIAAITSCTNTSNPAVMIAAALLAKKAVEKGLKRKPWVKTSLAPGSRVVTDYYERAGLTPYLNELGFNLVGYGCTTCIGNSGPLIPEVSETITKNDLSVASVLSGNRNFEGRIHPEVKMNYLMSPPLVVAYALAGTMDLDMYREPIGRDHDGKDVYLKDIWPSTSEVQAVIDQAIAEDMYATGYRDVFAGDERWQALPTPSGQLFDWDTHSTYVRKPPYFENMPRRPGAVSDIKNARVLALLGDSVTTDHISPAGSIAKNSPAAQYLKEHGVEPADFNSYGSRRGNHEVMIRGTFANVRLRNQLAPETEGGYTRDFTRTEGPVTTIYDASRNYLQANTPLVILAGKEYGSGSSRDWAAKGTVLLGVRAVIAESYERIHRSNLLGMGVLPLQFPDGQSVETLGLTGEENFDISGIEALNTDTIPKTVTVKAGNVEFEAIVRIDTPSEAQYYRNGGIMQYVLRNLLD
- a CDS encoding TolC family outer membrane protein, yielding MGLATSIAVGQERAAPYETLGETVEKAIFTNPEVRAQFQTFIASLETQNFTRGDLLPSVDLQAQFGREQRANIPGSPSQNWTRHGYTLQLTQLLYDGQATANSIRQQGFEKLSAYYELLATTDSLATEAVNAYLDVQRFREMVQYAEENYAIHEKTMTLIRERQESGVGRGVDYEQAAGRLALAQSNLMQENNNLNDVVQRYRRIVGQYPPDVLSPPPDVSDKIPKEPPNFRSSLVENPSILSKQALVIAAKASREAAKGQFAPVVELRASTGRDRPQEDPTAHDIQTSNVQVVMSYNLYRGGSDSARVRQTAAQWYAARDVRDYTCRNLQQELSTAWNNIQRLRQQRPYLEGHEAAMEKVRVAAEQQFEIGQRSLLDLLDTSNELFDSRRALANGVYDLLQAEYRWIALSHRLLPVLGLSQPHEQSVPENTELSLPESSLDNCMTPTPDTRNLAPVKVTYRDDMQPPRISPLNTGVADDSSTLN